One window of the Vigna radiata var. radiata cultivar VC1973A chromosome 1, Vradiata_ver6, whole genome shotgun sequence genome contains the following:
- the LOC106768758 gene encoding alkane hydroxylase MAH1-like has protein sequence MAIFLGYAAATMVAVFCITHFFHRRLCCRHPLFTDYPILGMLPHLLRNMWRFQDFVTEVLKQHGGTGEFTGPWFTSMNYLVTIDPLNVHHVMSKSFHNYVKGPVFRDIFQAFGDGIFTADSETWKFNRDLFHSLFKQKSFEVFLEKTIHNKVQNSLLPVLDHVYQQGSVVDLQDVFNRFTFDNICSIVLGNDPNCLSVDFPEVEIEKAFNEAEETIFHRHVVPRCVWKLQKWLKIGQEKKMAEACIVLDEFIYSCIASKREDLSRYEENETGETFHVDLLTNLMREGKGKGEGEAHEDIFLRDAVFNLFVAGRDTLTSALTWFFWLVATNPLVEAKILEEMNEKFGSNEKTVLSAEEVKKLVYLHGAMCESLRLFPPIPFERKQALKADVLPSGHEVNPSTVILFCLYSMGRYEEIWGKDSMEFKPERWISEKRGNVYVPSYKFIAFNAGPRTCLGKDSSFVQMKMVATAILHKYHVEVVEGCIAKPNLSIVLLMKDGLKVKLTKRET, from the coding sequence ATGGCTATATTTCTTGGCTATGCAGCAGCAACAATGGTGGCAGTCTTCTGCATAACACACTTCTTCCATCGGAGACTATGTTGCAGACACCCCCTCTTCACAGATTACCCTATCCTTGGCATGCTACCGCATCTGCTCCGCAATATGTGGCGTTTCCAAGATTTTGTCACTGAGGTCTTGAAACAGCACGGTGGAACCGGTGAGTTCACCGGACCATGGTTCACCAGCATGAACTATTTGGTCACGATTGACCCTCTCAACGTGCACCACGTCATGAGCAAGAGTTTCCACAACTACGTCAAGGGGCCCGTGTTTCGTGACATTTTTCAAGCCTTCGGAGACGGGATTTTCACCGCTGATTCAGAAACGTGGAAATTCAACAGGGATCTCTTCCATTCTCTCTTCAAGCAGAAAAGCTTCGAGGTGTTTCTGGAGAAAACCATTCACAACAAGGTTCAGAATAGCCTACTTCCCGTATTGGATCATGTGTACCAACAAGGAAGCGTGGTGGATCTTCAAGATGTCTTCAACCGCTTCACTTTCGATAACATATGTTCTATAGTTCTTGGCAACGACCCGAATTGTCTTTCCGTTGATTTTCCCGAAGTTGAAATCGAGAAGGCTTTTAACGAAGCGGAAGAGACCATATTCCACAGACATGTAGTGCCAAGGTGTGTTTGGAAGCTGCAGAAATGGCTTAAGATTGGTCAAGAGAAGAAGATGGCAGAAGCATGCATAGTACTTGATGAGTTCATATATTCATGCATAGCGTCCAAGAGAGAAGATCTAAGCAGGTATGAGGAAAATGAAACTGGAGAAACTTTTCATGTTGACTTGTTAACAAATTTGATGAGAGAAGGAAAGggaaaaggagaaggagaagcaCATGAGGATATATTTCTAAGGGATGCTGTGTTCAATCTTTTTGTGGCTGGGAGAGATACCTTAACTTCAGCTCTCACATGGTTCTTTTGGCTTGTTGCTACAAACCCTTTGGTGGAAGCCAAGATTCTTGAAGAGATGAATGAAAAGTTTGGAAGCAACGAAAAGACAGTTTTAAGTGCAGAGGAGGTGAAAAAGCTGGTTTATCTGCACGGTGCTATGTGTGAATCATTGAGGCTGTTTCCTCCTATACCCTTCGAACGCAAACAAGCACTTAAAGCTGACGTGCTTCCAAGTGGTCATGAGGTTAATCCCAGCACAGTTatattgttttgtttgtatTCAATGGGGAGATATGAGGAAATATGGGGAAAAGATAGCATGGAGTTCAAGCCAGAAAGATGGATATCAGAAAAAAGAGGTAATGTTTATGTACCATCTTACAAATTCATTGCTTTCAATGCAGGACCAAGAACTTGCTTGGGGAAAGACTCGTCCTTTGTTCAAATGAAGATGGTGGCAACTGCTATTTTGCACAAGTATCATGTTGAAGTGGTGGAAGGTTGTATTGCTAAGCCTAACCTTTCAATCGTTCTTCTAATGAAGGATGGTTTAAAGGTTAAGTTAACAAAGAGAGAAACTTAA
- the LOC106752766 gene encoding alkane hydroxylase MAH1-like gives MNKHFLVFDMAMFLLFAAILASFLCSLYFFHRRTRCINPLLRDYFILGMLPPVLFNLWRIHDFITEILKLRGGTGEFKGPWFTKMNYLITCDSLNVQHMLCKTKNLFGERLGLCSNEDGGCCYSEEVLFQSVGRSCSNSNTFHCSSHEERIAHKTWRLWVLQRTVVHRNELFCHLCSLNVQHTLCKNFDNYVKGHDFRDIFEPFGDGFVTADYETWKYIRTLLHSLMKQPRLKAFVDQTVQKKILTSLLPILDHAQQLGRVVDLQDVLLRFTFDNIFLTTVGHDPKCLSIDFPVVAVGKAFRVSEKSIFYRHTVPKTVWKFQRWLQIGQEKKMTEACRTIDEFIYSFIESKREELGKCTEDEMNEAPSDLLTALMTEHGGREHDDKFVRDFAFNFLVAGRGSMASALTWFFWLLIKHPIVEAKILEEIRDNFKANEKKNDDCGHGFDEEYHNLHDQEQYLKVSGKVLGMEEVKKLVYLHAALCESLRLFPPLPIQRKQAVKADTLPSGHRVNANTMIMLSFYAMGRCEEIWGKDCLEFKPERWISEKGEIVNVASYKFIAFNAGPRTCLGKESSLLQMKMLTAAMFWKYRFQVVEGHVVSPSRSFGLSMKNGLKVRIMKRELCQSYNSRKSKQRKKKGDKNIYKVAAAILRKYCFKVVEGHVATPTHSIVLLMKNGLKARIMKRDV, from the exons ATGAACAAACACTTTCTCGTTTTCGATATGGCCATGTTTCTTCTCTTTGCAGCCATATTAGCGTCATTCCTCTGCTCCCTATACTTCTTCCATCGCAGAACACGATGCATAAACCCCCTCTTGAGAGATTACTTCATCCTCGGTATGCTACCGCCGGTGCTCTTCAACCTCTGGAGGATCCATGATTTTATCACTGAGATTCTGAAACTTCGTGGTGGCACTGGGGAGTTCAAAGGGCCATGGTTCACCAAAATGAACTATTTGATCACTTGTGACTCCCTCAACGTGCAACACATGCTGTGCAA GACCAAGAATCTGTTTGGGGAAAGACTTGGCCTTTGTTCAAATGAAGATGGTGGCTGCTGCTATTCTGAGGAAGTACTGTTTCAAAGTGTTGGAAGGTCATGTTCCAACTCCAACACATTCCATTGTTCTTCTCATGAAGAACG AATTGCTCATAAAACATGGAGGCTCTGGGTACTTCAAAGGACCGTGGTTCACCGAAATGAACTATTTTGTCACTTGTGCTCCCTCAACGTCCAACACACGTTGTGCAAGAACTTCGACAACTATGTCAAGGGACATGACTTTCGTGACATTTTCGAACCATTTGGAGATGGGTTTGTCACTGCCGATTATGAGACATGGAAGTACATCAGAACCCTTCTCCATTCTCTGATGAAACAACCAAGACTCAAAGCTTTTGTTGATCAAACCGTTCAGAAGAAGATACTTACAAGCCTGCTTCCAATATTGGATCATGCACAACAACTAGGGAGGGTGGTGGATCTTCAAGATGTCCTCTTGCGATTCACTTTTGATAACATATTCTTAACAACCGTGGGACACGATCCTAAGTGTCTTTCTATTGACTTCCCCGTAGTTGCAGTTGGGAAGGCTTTTAGAGTGTCTGAAAAGTCTATATTTTATAGACACACGGTGCCAAAGACTGTATGGAAATTCCAAAGGTGGCTTCAAATTGGTCAGGAGAAGAAGATGACAGAAGCATGTAGAACAATTGATGAgttcatatattcattcataGAGTCCAAGCGAGAAGAGTTAGGCAAGTGCACAGAAGACGAAATGAATGAAGCTCCATCTGACTTGCTAACTGCTTTGATGACAGAACATGGAGGACGAGAGCATGATGATAAGTTCGTAAGGGATTTTGCATTTAACTTTCTTGTAGCGGGAAGGGGATCCATGGCTTCGGCTCTTACCTGGTTCTTTTGGCTTCTTATCAAACACCCTATAGTTGAAGCCAAGATTCTTGAAGAGATCAGAGATAATTTTAaggcaaatgaaaagaaaaatgatgactgtggtcatggttttgatgaggaGTATCATAATCTTCATGATCAGGAACAGTATCTGAAGGTATCTGGGAAAGTTTTAGGCATGGAAGAGGTGAAAAAGCTGGTTTATCTGCATGCTGCATTGTGTGAATCTCTGAGACTTTTCCCTCCATTACCTATTCAACGGAAGCAAGCAGTTAAAGCTGACACTCTTCCAAGTGGGCATAGAGTAAATGCCAATACAATGATTATGCTTTCTTTTTATGCAATGGGAAGGTGTGAAGAGATATGGGGAAAAGATTGTTTGGAGTTCAAGCCAGAGAGATGGATATCTGAGAAAGGAGAAATTGTTAATGTAGCATCATACAAATTCATTGCTTTTAATGCAGGACCAAGAACTTGTTTGGGAAAGGAGTCGTCTTTGCTTCAAATGAAGATGCTGACAGCTGCTATGTTCTGGAAATATCGTTTTCAAGTGGTGGAAGGTCATGTTGTCAGTCCAAGCCGTTCATTTGGGCTTTCCATGAAGAACGGGTTGAAGGTTAGGATAATGAAAAGAGAACTTTG TCAATCCTATAATAGCAGGaaatctaaacaaagaaaaaagaaaggtgACAAAAACATTTATAAGGTGGCTGCTGCTATTTTAAGGAAGTACTGTTTCAAAGTGGTGGAAGGTCATGTTGCAACTCCAACACATTCCATTGTTCTTCTGATGAAGAACGGTTTGAAGGCTAGGATAATGAAAAGAGATGTTTGA